From the Prunus dulcis chromosome 4, ALMONDv2, whole genome shotgun sequence genome, one window contains:
- the LOC117625735 gene encoding cation/H(+) antiporter 15-like, which produces MWKAENPLLSTLPLFFTQLGLIMFICHFLKLLLAPLHQPRIVAYTIGGIILGPSFILKTQFSRKYLFPVKSTLAIETMANLGLIYYMFLQGLEIDFKPILQARKKVWSIATAGILVPLPLGYLLHKTLTPNSHPLKATTYGPFFWGTTLATTNFSELALVLADAKLLHSDVGRTALSVSVINDLVSWVLLLMTVAIVSDGKLYTVLSTFTLIIFCVYGLRPVLPWMVCNTRFFNEKYDMDNQICFIMAGVLLFGFISDAFGSHSILGAFMFGAILPKGELKTVITEKVEDFVSKVLLPLFFLILGMRTHVDVVFHSASLLIVMSIVVLAFLAKFVVSSVAAIVNKMPVRDSLAFGLVMNAKGLFATIILNSGRDLHVLDHNTFSVMILAIVIMTAAVGPILALIYKSNGPSKQHTHRSIRSIQPNSEFRILICIHSTSNVSSVINLLEISNPTKQSPMFVFAVHLVELSGHASAMLIVHDTCSNIRNTAEITAKNQKHSSPSNQIVAAFEKLETESEEGSLSVETLTAVSSYTSMHEDICNLADDKSADLIIIPFHKQSTIDGGMDNGNSSFRGVNKNLLENASCSVAIFVDRGLTDPSNIKNDDGHGCCRCAMLFIGGPDDREALAYAWRMASNPSPNPNISLTVVRFIIGKDASVDSDLRPNNPNNDHDDHEDEDKNILEVIEENEKEKQLDDQYIERFVFNTRNQPSIRLINEVVNNVEETLKLICAMGNDYDLYIVGRGQTGSSPLTFGLSEWGDCPELGPLGDTLASSNIVARASILIVHQGGALVDELVHQHLSE; this is translated from the exons GGTGGCATAATTTTGGGTCCATCTTTTATCCTGAAAACCCAGTTCTCTCGCAAATACCTATTTCCAGTCAAAAGCACGTTGGCGATAGAGACAATGGCCAACTTGGGGTTGATTTACTACATGTTTCTCCAAGGCTTAGAGATCGATTTCAAGCCAATTTTGCAGGCCAGAAAAAAAGTTTGGAGCATTGCCACCGCTGGAATTCTAGTTCCCCTCCCTCTTGGCTATCTCCTCCACAAAACCCTAACACCCAACTCCCACCCACTAAAGGCCACTACTTATGGTCCTTTCTTTTGGGGCACCACCCTTGCCACCACCAACTTCTCCGAACTTGCCCTAGTACTTGCCGATGCCAAGCTCCTCCACAGCGACGTTGGCAGGACCGCCCTCTCCGTAAGCGTCATCAACGACCTTGTCTCTTGGGTACTTCTTCTCATGACAGTGGCCATAGTCAGCGATGGAAAACTTTACACAGTGTTGTCCACCTTCACGTTGATCATATTCTGTGTATACGGGCTTCGTCCGGTGCTGCCATGGATGGTTTGCAACACGAGGTTTTTCAACGAAAAGTACGACATGGACAACCAAATATGCTTCATCATGGCCGGGGTTCTGCTGTTTGGGTTCATTAGTGATGCGTTCGGGTCACATTCCATTCTTGGAGCCTTCATGTTCGGAGCCATTTTGCCCAAGGGAGAGCTCAAAACTGTAATCACCGAAAAGGTTGAGGACTTTGTGTCAAAAGTCTTGCTGCCCCTCTTCTTTTTGATTCTTGGGATGAGAACGCATGTCGATGTTGTCTTTCACAGTGCAAGCCTTCTAATTGTCATGTCAATTGTTGTCCTGGCTTTCCTTGCTAAATTTGTTGTGAGTTCCGTCGCTGCCATTGTCAACAAAATGCCGGTGAGGGACAGTTTGGCTTTCGGACTAGTCATGAACGCCAAAGGCCTGTTTGCTACAATAATCCTCAATTCTGGGCGGGACTTACAT gTTTTGGACCACAATACTTTTTCAGTAATGATTCTTGCAATTGTGATAATGACGGCAGCGGTTGGACCCATTTTGGCTTTGATTTACAAGTCGAATGGGCCATCTAAGCAGCACACACACAGAAGCATAAGAAGCATACAACCCAACTCAGAGTTTCGAATCCTTATTTGCATCCATTCAACAAGCAATGTTTCAAGCGTCATCAATCTGTTGGAGATTTCCAATCCCACCAAACAATCCCCGATGTTCGTCTTTGCGGTCCATCTGGTGGAGCTCAGTGGCCATGCTTCTGCCATGCTCATAGTCCACGACACATGCAGCAATATTCGTAACACAGCTGAAATTACagccaaaaatcaaaagcacTCTTCGCCTTCTAACCAAATTGTCGCTGCCTTTGAAAAACTTGAGACCGAAAGCGAAGAAGGCAGCTTGTCAGTGGAGACACTTACTGCTGTGTCCTCTTACACCTCCATGCACGAGGACATTTGCAACCTTGCTGACGACAAGAGTGCAGACCTTATAATCATTCCTTTCCACAAGCAATCCACCATTGATGGGGGAATGGACAACGGGAACTCCTCTTTTAGAGGCGTTAACAAGAACCTTCTAGAGAACGCTTCTTGTTCGGTGGCCATCTTCGTGGATCGTGGGCTCACCGATCCATCTAACATTAAAAATGACGATGGCCATGGCTGCTGCCGCTGTGCCATGCTCTTCATTGGTGGGCCAGACGACCGTGAGGCATTGGCATATGCATGGAGGATGGCTAGCAATCCTAGCCCTAATCCTAATATCAGCTTAACTGTGGTTCGTTTCATCATCGGTAAAGATGCGTCAGTTGATTCAGATCTCCGTCCCAACAATCCTAATAATGATCATGATGATCATGAGGACGAAGACAAGAATATTTTAGAGGTGATAGAGGAAAACGAGAAGGAGAAACAGCTAGACGACCAATATATAGAGAGGTTCGTGTTCAATACTAGGAACCAACCCTCCATAAGATTAATTAACGAGGTGGTGAACAATGTGGAGGAAACTCTCAAATTGATATGCGCCATGGGAAATGACTATGATCTTTATATCGTGGGAAGAGGGCAAACAGGTTCTTCACCACTCACGTTTGGGCTATCGGAGTGGGGTGACTGCCCAGAGCTCGGACCCTTGGGAGATACATTGGCATCGTCCAACATTGTGGCCAGGGCGTCGATTCTCATAGTGCATCAAGGTGGTGCTTTAGTGGATGAATTAGTACATCAACATCTTAGCGAGTAG
- the LOC117624964 gene encoding mitochondrial import inner membrane translocase subunit TIM17-2-like: MGTPETSREPCPDRILDDIGGAFGMGAVGGSAFHFLKGVYNSPSGTRLIGGSQAVRMNAPRVGGSFAVWGGLFSAFDCTMVYVRQKEDPWNSIIAGAATGGFLQMRQGLGASARSAAFGGVLLALIEGAGIMLNKFMSQQQQMPIVIEEPASVAGLPGLPPMGRAPGQPGSEPATSVSSSGAEASSGGWLGGWFGKSKEPEAKSSGSETKILESFDAPPMPSFEYK, encoded by the coding sequence ATGGGAACTCCAGAAACCTCTCGAGAACCGTGCCCCGACCGCATCCTCGATGACATCGGCGGCGCCTTCGGCATGGGGGCTGTCGGCGGCTCCGCCTTCCACTTCCTCAAGGGCGTCTACAACTCCCCCTCCGGCACTCGGCTCATCGGCGGCTCGCAAGCCGTGCGCATGAACGCGCCGCGAGTCGGCGGTAGCTTCGCCGTCTGGGGTGGCCTCTTCTCCGCCTTCGACTGCACCATGGTCTATGTCCGCCAGAAGGAGGACCCCTGGAACTCTATCATCGCCGGCGCCGCCACCGGTGGCTTCCTCCAGATGCGACAGGGCCTCGGCGCCTCGGCTCGATCGGCTGCTTTCGGTGGGGTCCTCCTGGCTCTGATCGAAGGAGCTGGGATCATGCTTAATAAGTTCATGAGCCAGCAGCAGCAGATGCCTATTGTGATTGAAGAGCCGGCGAGCGTGGCCGGTTTGCCTGGGCTTCCTCCTATGGGCCGTGCTCCGGGTCAGCCGGGCTCGGAGCCGGCAACGTCGGTTAGCAGCAGCGGGGCTGAGGCTAGTTCAGGAGGGTGGCTTGGAGGGTGGTTCGGGAAGAGCAAGGAGCCTGAGGCTAAGAGTAGCGGAAGCGAGACAAAGATTTTGGAGAGCTTCGATGCCCCGCCCATGCCCAGCTTCGAGTACAAGTGA